TACTTATCGTTTTTATGATTTTGATCGTGCTGATAAAGACGGAAATCTTCGTCCCTTACATATTCAAGAATGTATTGATGTAACAACTGTTCCTGATAGTAATGAACAAGTAATTAGGATAAATGAAGGGAAATTAATTGATAATGAATATTTTACCTTATATTTACTTAAATCAAATCAAACAATTAAGTTAACAGGGATTAAATGAGCACAAATTACGCTTATTAAGGGTAGTGTAGTAATTGATAATCAAAAACTAACTGCGGGACAATCAGCTTTATTAGTTGACTTACCAGAAAACCTTGATTTTATTGTTGATGGTGAAGCTCTATTTAGTTATAAAAAATAAGATAGAAAATTATTCTATCTTATTTTTTATTTTCTTTAAATATTTCTTGTAATATTTTCGTTGAAATATATAATAGTAATCATGGAGGAAATATAACATATGAGTAGTACAGATAAAAAATTAGTTTTAGCTATTACAGCATGTCCCACTGGTGTGGCTCATACTTTTCTAGCAGCCGAAAAACTAACACAAACTGGGCCAAAATTAGGTTATGACATTAAAGTTGAAACTCATGGTTCAGAAGGAATTCGTAATGATTTTACTGCCGAAGAAATTGCTCGTGCCGAAGTAATTATTTTAGCAGTCGATGTTACAGTTGATACTAGTCGTTTTAATGGTAAGAAAGTTTACCAATGCCGTGTTGCCAAAGCAATCAAAGACCCAGAAGGGGTAATAGAAGCTGCCTTAAAAGAAGGAAAGCAACAAGCTGGTGAATTTAATACTAAAACAGACAAAAATTCAGGACAAAAAATGGGAGTAATGAAGCACTTAATGGCTGGGGTTTCATATATGGTCCCTATCATTATTTTAGGAGGAATTTTCCTAGCGGTTGCTTTAGGGCTTTCAAAAGCAATTTATGGACCAAGTTATGATCCTGGATCAGATAATAAAAATTTCTTTTATTATCTATTAAAAATTGGTGAAGCATCATTTACTTTAATGATTCCAATTTTAGGAGCATTCATTGCTAATTCAATTGCCGGGAGAGCTGCAATTGCACCAGCATTGGTTGTTTCATATTTAGGAAACTCACCGCAAGCATTTTTCCCACTACCAGGGATTAATGAAGTAACTACTCCAACAGGATTTGTTGGAGCGATTGCCGCAGGGTTAGCAATTGGATACACGGTTAAATGAATTAATACATGAAATGTGCCAAAATCATTACGACCAGTAATGCCAATCTTCTTTATTCCACTAGTTGTTGGATTTGTTTATTCAATGATTATGATGTTTGTAATTGGTTCAACAATTGGTTGAGTAATGGGAAAATTCCAAGGATGAATTGAATCAACATGAGGAAACACTGATAATGCCGGAAATATTGCAATTGGATTGGGATTTGGAATCTTAATTGGTGCGATGGCTGGATTTGACATGGGGGGGCCTATCAACAAAATTGCCTTTTTAGCATGTACAGGTTTAATTGGTTCAAAAATTTATACACCGATGGGAGCAATGGCAACAGCAATTCCAGTTGCCCCTTTAGGAATGGGAATTGCAACTTGAGTCTTTAGACCATTCTATAATGAAGAACAAAAAACAATGGGAACAACAGCATTCTTTATGGGATGTATTGGAATTTCAGAAGGTGCTATTCCGTTTGCGGTTAATGACCCAAAACGTGTTGTAGCATCAAACGTTGTTGGTTCAGCAATTGCGGGAGGATTAGCTGGAGTAACAGGAATCGCTGACTTAGCTGGTCATGGAGGACCAATTGTTGGATTATTGGGAGCATTAGGTCGTGGAAACGGTGATGCTGGTCAATATGGATGAGGACAAGGATGACAATGAACATTGTTAGCATTCTTATTCATGGCCGTGGGAGCTTTAATTACAGCCTTTATGTATGGATTCTGACAAGTAATTGATAAAAAACGTAAGGGAGAAACAATCTCAATGAAACAGTTTATTATCAAAACTCGTGATGAAAAAGTTAAAGCTGATAAAGCAGCCAAAGCAGACAAAGTTAACAAAGACGCGAAAAAAGTTAAACTTAATAAAAAAGAAAAATAAAATTTAGAAAAGTTTTAATAACAAAAAAGTTATTAAAACTTTTTTATTTTAATATATAATTATTAAGTCATAATTTTAAATAGCCTTAAAAGAATGAGATAGTAATTTTAAAAACTGTTACTTAAAACGGATCAAAAGTATTTTTACGAGTTGTTGCACCAATTATCAATAATATAGTGGCAAGAAATCAGTAAAGATAAAATTAAGGAGGGCCAAATGTCACAATTACAGAGCGACAAAAAAAATAAACTATTTGCCAGTCGAAAATGATATGCGACAGCATTAGTTTTAATTTTGTTAGCAACAATGCAAGAAATTATTATGGAATCAACTGACTTAGTTGATAACTTTTTTGTTAATGCAATTAAATTTAATGTTCCTGGATTTCAGGATTTAATGGACCAAATTAAAACCGTTTTTGGATCAGATGAAATTTATCATAATCAAGAAGTCTGAAATAGTTGAGGATTAGGACACTATGTTGGCTATCATTACACGGCTGGGCAATTAGCAATGAATGGGGTTGCTGCATCAAATCAACTTTATTTTATTATGTTCGCAATTTTAAGTGGAATTTGTTATGGTTTTGGGGTTTTTAATGCCCAATACTTTGGAGCTAAAAAATATAAAGAATTACAACAAGTAACATTGTTAAAAGTTTATGTTTGTATTTTAGTTTGTGCTGTTGTTTTACTTCTTTCCCAAGTAGCGGGACGACCATTAATTGAATTTACCACCTCACCAAAATATGCAGAAAAACCAAATGATTTTTTACCAGTGACAGCTGATCAAAAAGATTTAGCGATTCAGTGATTTAAGTATTTTGAATATCAAGCAGCATCAATTTCAACAGATTTAGGAATGCATTATTTTCAAACAATTGCCTTATCATATCCAATTTTAGCAATTAATATTGCATTTATTACAACATTACGTGAAACTGGAAGAGCAGGATTAGCCGTATGAGTTTCATTAATTGCCTTAAGTACAAACTGTTTAATGAACCCCTTCTTAGTTGAACCAATTTTTTTAGGAGAATTTAATGGGTTAGGGGTACAAGGGGCAGCTATTGCAACAACTGTTTCACGGGTGTTACAATTGGCCTTTATTGTCACCTTATTCTCTTTTAAACGGTATGAATTTATTCCCCGGAATTTATATTCATTTGATGGTTTTGTTACACGGCGGGCATTTCAAAAAGCAACCCCAATTGTTTTTAACGAAATCTTTTGAGCGGTCGGAATGGTTGTCCAAGTAAAACTACGAGCAATTTATAGTATTGATGCTTTAACAGCAAACGCAATTTTCTCAACGATTATTACTGCCTTATATACACCGCTATATCATGGTTTTTCAGCAGGAACATCAATTCTGGTCGGCAGTCGATTGGGAGCCAACAATTTGGCCGAAGCAGAATACAATGGAAAACATTTGGTAATCTTATCGTTTATGATCGGAACAGTTGCCGGATTGTTGTTAGTTGTTGGGGGATGATTTTTCCCAGAAGTATT
The Spiroplasma chrysopicola DF-1 genome window above contains:
- a CDS encoding PTS fructose transporter subunit IIC, which translates into the protein MSSTDKKLVLAITACPTGVAHTFLAAEKLTQTGPKLGYDIKVETHGSEGIRNDFTAEEIARAEVIILAVDVTVDTSRFNGKKVYQCRVAKAIKDPEGVIEAALKEGKQQAGEFNTKTDKNSGQKMGVMKHLMAGVSYMVPIIILGGIFLAVALGLSKAIYGPSYDPGSDNKNFFYYLLKIGEASFTLMIPILGAFIANSIAGRAAIAPALVVSYLGNSPQAFFPLPGINEVTTPTGFVGAIAAGLAIGYTVKWINTWNVPKSLRPVMPIFFIPLVVGFVYSMIMMFVIGSTIGWVMGKFQGWIESTWGNTDNAGNIAIGLGFGILIGAMAGFDMGGPINKIAFLACTGLIGSKIYTPMGAMATAIPVAPLGMGIATWVFRPFYNEEQKTMGTTAFFMGCIGISEGAIPFAVNDPKRVVASNVVGSAIAGGLAGVTGIADLAGHGGPIVGLLGALGRGNGDAGQYGWGQGWQWTLLAFLFMAVGALITAFMYGFWQVIDKKRKGETISMKQFIIKTRDEKVKADKAAKADKVNKDAKKVKLNKKEK
- a CDS encoding MATE family efflux transporter, with amino-acid sequence MSQLQSDKKNKLFASRKWYATALVLILLATMQEIIMESTDLVDNFFVNAIKFNVPGFQDLMDQIKTVFGSDEIYHNQEVWNSWGLGHYVGYHYTAGQLAMNGVAASNQLYFIMFAILSGICYGFGVFNAQYFGAKKYKELQQVTLLKVYVCILVCAVVLLLSQVAGRPLIEFTTSPKYAEKPNDFLPVTADQKDLAIQWFKYFEYQAASISTDLGMHYFQTIALSYPILAINIAFITTLRETGRAGLAVWVSLIALSTNCLMNPFLVEPIFLGEFNGLGVQGAAIATTVSRVLQLAFIVTLFSFKRYEFIPRNLYSFDGFVTRRAFQKATPIVFNEIFWAVGMVVQVKLRAIYSIDALTANAIFSTIITALYTPLYHGFSAGTSILVGSRLGANNLAEAEYNGKHLVILSFMIGTVAGLLLVVGGWFFPEVLFVNNTKETFRIAHWMLFVYGLMYPFVMVSATSYAIIRTGGAVFNAFVLDALYTWIIPVPLLAILVLTSSLDIVYIIIILQVSDSLKTIWAVILLHRKKWVKNITETKHTTELDNKVKEIKQQVEA